The following nucleotide sequence is from Pseudoliparis swirei isolate HS2019 ecotype Mariana Trench chromosome 7, NWPU_hadal_v1, whole genome shotgun sequence.
GCAGACCCAAGGGCAGATgtggtattattattaataaaatgaCCTTTTGCAAACGTATTTTCCACAAAGAACACCGTTTTCCAGGCTGAGAGCTCCTCTACGCCTAAACAGAGCGCAGTCGTGTGTGCGTCAGTTGTTATTATCTTAATACCGCTACGCGTACAGTGATTCTCTTCAGGATAATACAATTCTTAAACGGGCACGGGGGGATGCTGGGAATACTCACCACAGCGTTTGAAAACGTGCTGACTCGACTCATACCGGCGGACTGAATGCCTGACTTAGCGCTCGCTCAACGAGTCTGTTTCCactgtggaggaaaaaaaagaagaacacctGGGCCTCCCCACATTGTGGCAGATGGAGGAGCGACGACTCGCCCGCTCGGGAGCCGGAGTTCTCCGCTCAGTGGGGCCAAATATAACAATAACCTCTCGTCGGGCCGGACGGCGCTCGCACGCCGCTCTGTGAGTCTGCGTTGTGTCGGGATCTGAAGGTTTTCCCCTCACACACGGCCAACCTCCAACCCTCTGTGAACCCTCGGAGTCGTCCAGTACAAGGCGGGCGTTGACGAAGCACAGGCTGGTAATAGTTGgacaaatacactaccgttcaaaagtttggggtcatccagacaattttgtgtcttccatgaaaactcacttttatttatcaaatgaattgagaattgaatagaaaatatagtcaagacattgacaaggttagaaataataattaatatttgaagtattaattttgttcttcaaacttcaagctcaaaggaaggccagttgtatagcttatatcaccagcataactgttttcagctgtgctagcataattgcacaagggttttcgaatcagatattagtcttctaaggcgattagtaaacacaatgtaccattagaacactggagtgatagttgatggaaatgggcctctatacacctatggagatatttcattagaaaccagacgtttccacctagaagagtcatttaccacattaacaatgtatagtgtgtatttttgattaatgttatctttattgaaaaaacagtgcttttctttgaaaaataaagacatttctaagtgaccccaaacttttgaacggtagtgtacatattaaAAGTACATTGTTTATAGATATTAAATCCAGACAGGAACATATGAGGGGGTGCACGGTGTCACCTCACAGTAAGAGAGGCCCCGAGTTCGAGCCCCGATCCCGGACAGTCCTTCTGTATGGAGTTTATGCGTTCTCCCTGTTCGACCCTACAGGTTCTCCAGCTACCTCCCACAGACCAAAGACAGAAATTGCCCGTCGGTGTGAATTTAAGCGTGAATGGTTGTGTCTGTCTCTAAATGAGCTCTGCGATAAAGAGACGCAAGTCCAGGTGAGATCAGCTCCGGCGACCCCGCGACCCTGAATAGGATAATGGAACTTGCAAACACTTGAAACTTGAGGAAGCACGTGGCccattatattatgatataacGTACATCTGAGGTCAAAGGGCTCAGACTGATGTCAATCAGTCGATGCTGAGTAACATCTGGAGGAATCAATGCaggcagagaagaagagagctTCAGGAGCAAGTGGCGGAATTCTCCCCCCCTCTGCTGGAGGTGTGCAGGTAGTGCTGCACTCAAAGCTCAACTCGAACACCAATTACGTTTGATAACACGGTTTGTATGGATCAGTCCGTCAATAACTGAACacatatctttctttttttttggtgaatgTTTCTGAGTTTTTCAAAGgagattaacccttgtgttgccttcgggtcattttgacccgattaaatatgtaaccctcctgttacctttatatttactaacatattttaccctttgggttcaatttgacgccagcaattaaaacctccagaaaattattagaattaatattgttttccaagtttaagtgtgaggcactttatgtttgtttgttgacaaccgaaagaacaccgacattaaacattgaatggggtcaaattaacccgaaggcggcaggagggtgtaatattgattcgggtcaaaatgacccgaaggcaacacaagggttaagaaatctGAAAGTCTTCACcacttctgtttttttctttctttcaaaggTGGATTTaatctgataaataaaagttgagcaggtgttgttgttgttgtttttaaaaagtttttagtTGAGACCATTATTTTATAAATGGCATtggataaaacacaaaacatgtgGTGACAGTTAGACTACcggaaattaaattaattactaACATAGGATCGTGTACCATGTGTTTTGTTTAATGTTAGTTAACGCCACAGTTGCACTATTAAATATGGAGATAGACAGTGAGATGTATTGATTCAATTCATTCAAATAGGAAACTAGCAGCGCTTATTGTCACAGAGATTAAACCCAGGGTCGTCATTATAGCGTTTTAGATCCCCTTATATAATGTCAGTCTGATGTTGACCTGAACAACTGTGTAGAAACCAAACAGTGACCTGAGCAGTAGAAAGCTAAGTGGAACAATTCCAAGAGAATTTATAACATCAGTCATCGGTTAAGCAGGAAGTTGGAGGTGAGAATAATCGACCACAGTTGTGAGTGTAAAGCAAACAGAGACTGGCTTCAGATTGGTTCACGCAATTAATGAGTAACGACTGCATGCCAGAGTATTATTAATTAGACGTGTACTTTCAAATTCATGAATGGAATCGGTTGTGAATGATTCCAATTAGTTAAAACAGTGGCAATGCTTGTGTTTACCATACGCCTACAACCATTCACAGCTTGGTATGCAATAAGTATGTGTGGGCCCTTGAAATAAAACCATATGGGACCTTATCAACTGAAATATAACATCAGTGTAATTTAGCTGCTCCGTTTCACCAggttaaaaaataagaataatattaAATTGAGGTCCATGTAgggattttctcttttttctttatgcTTTCAGTCACATCACTTCCAGAGCTGATGGTGTCATTATGCTGCCATCAGCTGTCATTACGCGACCCCTGCAGGTAGCAACGTGGCTATAACCACGACGACTGCGAGCTGTAGTTAGTTTCTCCAATATAAATTAGTATAATTGACTTTGAGTTACAAtcatgttggggggggggggggggtgtcacatTTCAGTTTTCATTGTCTGGCTTTCTGCTATTTACATAAAAGGGGATCGGGGTCATCCTCATGGATGTATTTCCGGTATATCAGAGATCACGGGCATGACAAGATGGCAACCCATCTTCACCTGAAGCCGAGACCGCTACATTAAAACGTCGTTTATTAGCATTTTCGTGTGTAGCCGAATGAATAAATTTAATGATGACGACATTTAATTATGACGTACATATTGTCCACTGTGCATTAAACAACTTGTACGTCATCAGTAAATGTCGCATACAACCGCGTCGGAGCAGCACCGGAAGTTCCGGATGTTTCTCCTCTCGCTCCGCCGTATACTCGTGTTCTTTGTTCGCGTGAGGCCGTCGCCGGCTTTTGGAGGACAGGTAATGCGCCGAGGTTATCCACGGCATCGGTTCAACCGAATCAAATCATGTATTACCGGACCACATTGACCCGGGACCCGGGCGTCGCCATTCAGTACGACATGTGATTATATGTTGATGTGTTTGCGATGGCTTccggtgttttttcttcttctaatcttTTCGGTGTTTTTCCGAAGGAAAAAATTCGTTAAGCTACAAAAGCGTCTCATTTAAAGTGAATCAGACTTTCACCACAGACCCCCTAACTAGCTCGGAGCACTTCCTCCGAGGTTCAACTAGAAGGAGGTCTCTAAGGTTTACATTAGCTTTAAGTCGACATTGTGGAAAGCACAACACGCGGTGGGTCTGATGGAGCTGGAGCTCATAGCTAGCTAGCTATTGTCAGTTCATCACGTGACGTAATGTAGTTTCCCATATTCAAGTGTTATGTCATTTGTGTTGTTCTCCTAATAGATGAAGCTTTTAACAAGCCACGGTGTTGGTGTACAAccagccactagagggcgccttGGTACCGTTACGCATGTAAATAAAGCTGGGTACCACTTTCTAAATCTCCATAATGAAGGTTTGAAAAAAATCTCAGGCTGGTAAATTACTAATAGTTAGCAATTAAGAAGAGCAAGTGTCTCTCATTAATGTGAGGGTCAACATTagaatttgtatttttaacaAGCCATCAAATATTTAATTGTAAATGTTAATAATGTCTTAGTGAAAATATTTGGATCCAGATGCTCTGCAGTATTTTTCTACAAGGTCAGAGCTCAATTTGAACTGGTCAACTAAGAAGCAAAAAAATCTGGAGGAGGATAACAACACAAAATTCAGCATGTGTTTATAGTGTATTTGTGAACTATAAAACATTGGTCAATTATTTACTAAACATGTATTAAGCCAGCAGTGAACAACTGACCATTTTGCACATGAAAACTAAATCGGAAGGAGGaatgtaaacatgtttcaaagtgtctCTCTTCTTCGTTGTAGGTAGGACAGACGGACTCAACCAAAACATGTAAGAGCCTCTCAAACACAACATTCTGAAGAGCGTCGGGTGATATTACTAATCACTAATTGGTAAtacaccaatatatatatattttccttttcttttgaagGTCAGGGGTGAAACATCACTTGTCACTGCCTGTGTCGGTGGGCGTCCTGTTGGTGGGCCTCCCGTACTCCATCTCTCTAGCGGCCCAATGGCTTTATGGCTGGCCCAACAAGCCCGGATACAAGAAGTACATAGAAGCTCTGAAACCACGGTAATACTGCAGAGTTCTTCTTCGCTCAATAAGAAGAGTCAGttgttaacccccccccccccctttttttttctccatctttcAACAGACGAATATACTATTTGACGAGAGCTGTGCTGGAGTCTTTCAAATATCTGCAATATGGGAGACTTTACTTTCAGTGGAAGTCGTGGTACAAGAATGAGGAAAACCGCAAGCACTATGAGAAGGTGCGTTCACCACGAGTCACGGTGGAAGTGTCTTCTCCATCGTAGGGGCCAAACACTTTAGTACATATTTAAAATGGAATAATCACACTGTTAGTTTTTCGTCTCAGATTCCACCACTTGACTGGAAAATGTGTTACGCAATACCCAAAGTTTACCGTTTTGTCTGTTCGGACACAAAGGGCATCACATTCGGCCGCCGAAGCAACAAGCTGGACTTGTACCACCCTCCGAATGTGGACCGGTCCAAAGAGGCGCCCGCACCGCTGGTGGTGTTCGTCTACGGAGGCGCGTGGGGCTCCGGGGACCGATCCATTTACTGTCTGCTGGCGAGGCAGATGGCCGAGGAACTGAGCGCAACTGTCATTTGTCCGGATTACTGCGTCTATCCAAAGGTGGGAGaagagcacacacacctactctgaTTGGATTATCTGTGAACTGTGGGTCTGAATTGTAAAGACGTTTTACTCAAAAACGGCAGATAAGGAAATTGAATGATAAATGTCACTGACTGCTGGTTCCATCTGCTTGCTGATCCAGACCAACGTCTTGGGGATGGTCCAGGATATCGCTGACTGCCTGGTCTGGGCCCAAGAGAGTGGACAGAAGTTCAACTTTGACAAAGTAAGAAATATGTTCAAATATGCAAACTGTCAGATTGTAAAACTGTAAGCTTTACTGTTTATTCTGAACCCCCAAaggatcttcttctttttttctgaatcTTTTTCCAACTATCAAAAAAGCTTTTCATGCAGGGAAAAACAGCTTGTCCAGGCATGGAGGAAAGAAGATAACCACTCGTCAATTTCATGGGACATTTAAAGTGTACAAACCGCCCATAGACAGCAGTTAGCTAGCAAACAGGTGTGTGGACTTATGTGTCTGAAGAAATACAGTTGAATAActaaatacgttttttttttacatacattCTCAACcctatttcattatttttcctcTTGAGCACCACTGACCCAATCAGTCTAATCGGTTTCTAATGGAGTAACACACTGCTGGTGTTCCCTGTAGATAATATGCCGTTACACATGTCTTATCTTCTGCCTTTCACAGGACAACATAGTATTAATTGGCCATTCGGCCGGTGCTCACTTGTGCGCGCTGACCATGCTGTTTCTCATCGATGCAAGAGAGGAGCTTTTCAtcgaggcaggcaggcagagggATGTCGCCATGGCAATAAGAGGAATCATCTGTAAGCAATACGCCTTTGATTGAGGATCTTATTCTATTTAACACgtttatttttacaataaaaacatgctTTTTTAATTATCTTTCAATCCTACATTTTCCTTGGATTCATTGCTGGGacttaaaaaatgttttcatttatttattgttaattcTACGTGTTTCCCGGACAGGTCTGAGCGGCGTGTACAACATCATGGACCATTACGAGCACGAGCAGAAGCGAGCCGTGGAGTTCGTGTCCACCATGCACAAAGCCATGAACGGAGTGGAGAACTTCCCGTACTACTCGCCGACACACTCTCTGAAGCAGCTGAGCCAGGACAAGCTGGACAGgtgagacaaaaacaacaaaaaattacaattattattattgatctaTTTATGTTATTCACTCACGATCTTTCCCCGCTGCCAGAGTGCCTCCGTTCGCTTTGCTCCACGGGACCGACGACATCATCGTGCCCGCCGAGTCGTCGGCGAAGTTCTGCGACCTCCTGACCTCGCTGTCCGTGAAGGTGTCGCTCTACCTGCTGCCCAGGGTCGACCACACCGAGATCGTCACCGACCTGATGGTGCCGGGCCGCCGCTTCTACCAGCCCATCTTCAGCTgcatcaagcaggagtacaggAAGCTGCTGGCGGCCTGCTGACGACACGCCGTCCATCCTTCACCAGTGTTTACTGGTCGTGCCATACACTTGGTTTATGTCGCCCGTT
It contains:
- the si:dkey-193c22.1 gene encoding uncharacterized protein si:dkey-193c22.1; its protein translation is MSGVKHHLSLPVSVGVLLVGLPYSISLAAQWLYGWPNKPGYKKYIEALKPRRIYYLTRAVLESFKYLQYGRLYFQWKSWYKNEENRKHYEKGITFGRRSNKLDLYHPPNVDRSKEAPAPLVVFVYGGAWGSGDRSIYCLLARQMAEELSATVICPDYCVYPKTNVLGMVQDIADCLVWAQESGQKFNFDKDNIVLIGHSAGAHLCALTMLFLIDAREELFIEAGRQRDVAMAIRGIICLSGVYNIMDHYEHEQKRAVEFVSTMHKAMNGVENFPYYSPTHSLKQLSQDKLDRVPPFALLHGTDDIIVPAESSAKFCDLLTSLSVKVSLYLLPRVDHTEIVTDLMVPGRRFYQPIFSCIKQEYRKLLAAC